The genomic region TATCAAATCACGTTATCTTCTTGCCTTCCTGTACGTACTCATTATAATATACGTTGACTAATCAGGAGGCGGAAATGAGAAATATTTTAACGATGGGGATACTACTGTTATTCGCGGTTTCCCTGCAGGCTGAGCCCGGTAATGAGGTATGGAAGTTCCATACGGGGGATTACGTATTCTCCACCCCGTGCATCGTAGGAAACTGGGCGGTCTTCGGGAGCCGTGACGACTCCCTCTACTGTGTCGATATTTACCGCGGGAAACTGGTATGGCAGTTCGAAACCGGCGGCGATGTCAAAACCAGCCCCGTCTACTGGGAAAATAAAATTTATTTCGCGAGCGACGATTATTATATTTACTGCCTGAACGCCAAGACCGGCAAGGAGATATGGAAAACCCTGACCGAGGGCACCTACTTCGGAAGCCCGGTAATCGCCGACGGGAATCTCTATATCGGCGGGAAGGACGGTTTCGTATACTGCGTGAACGCGAAGAACGGTAAGATTGTGTGGAAACACTCCATCGACGATTCGATCAGCTCCACCCCGTTCGTAACCGGCGGAAAAGTCTACTTAGGCGGGGACGACGCCAATATCTACTGCCTCAACGCGAAGGACGGTAAAGAGGTGTGGAAGTTCGCGGCGGCGGACGACGTGCTCTCCAGCCCGTGTGTGGCCGACGGTAAGGTCTACGCCGGGGATTACGCCGGATACCTGTACTGTCTCGACGCCAAGACCGGCAAGGAGATATGGAATTTCCAATCGGACGACGTGATCTTCTCCAGC from Brevinematales bacterium harbors:
- a CDS encoding PQQ-binding-like beta-propeller repeat protein: MRNILTMGILLLFAVSLQAEPGNEVWKFHTGDYVFSTPCIVGNWAVFGSRDDSLYCVDIYRGKLVWQFETGGDVKTSPVYWENKIYFASDDYYIYCLNAKTGKEIWKTLTEGTYFGSPVIADGNLYIGGKDGFVYCVNAKNGKIVWKHSIDDSISSTPFVTGGKVYLGGDDANIYCLNAKDGKEVWKFAAADDVLSSPCVADGKVYAGDYAGYLYCLDAKTGKEIWNFQSDDVIFSSPYISDGKVYFGSWDDNFYCVNAKTGKEIWSFQAEDNIETSPVVVDGVAIFGSADSYVYCVDIKDGSLKWKYKTGYVFANNPTVAYGKVLIGGWDQYLHCIWSGTAPKTVAYPVISGMFQMKK